One Budorcas taxicolor isolate Tak-1 chromosome 6, Takin1.1, whole genome shotgun sequence DNA segment encodes these proteins:
- the TMEM129 gene encoding E3 ubiquitin-protein ligase TM129: MDSPEVTFTLAYLVFAVCFVFTPTEFHSAGLTVQNLLSGWLGSEDAAFVPYHLRRTAATLLCHSLLPLGYYVGMCFAASEKQLYYPSQTPETWRAFLLLALMLPAVACTLIYYWSRDRWARHPLARTLALYALPRLGWRAVASSVNTEFRRIDKFATGVPGARVIVTDTWVMKVTTYRVHVAQQQDVHLTLMESQQHDLSPDSHLPVQLLTIRVASANPAVQAFDIRLNSTEYGELCEKLRAPIRSVANVVIHQSLGDLFLETFASLVEVNPAYSVPSSQDLEACIGCMQTRASVKLVKNCQAAAAGECQQCRCRPMWCLTCMGKWFASRQDPQRPDTWLASRVPCPTCRARFCILDVCAVR, from the exons ATGGACAGCCCTGAGGTCACCTTCACGCTGGCCTACCTGGTGTTCGCCGTGTGCTTCGTGTTCACCCCCACCGAGTTCCACTCGGCCGGGCTCACGGTGCAGAACCTGCTGTCGGGCTGGCTGGGCAGCGAGGACGCCGCCTTCGTGCCCTATCACCTGCGCCGCACGGCCGCCACGCTGCTGTGCCACTCGCTGCTGCCCCTCG GCTACTATGTGGGCATGTGCTTTGCAGCCTCGGAAAAGCAGCTCTACTACCCCAGCCAGACCCCGGAGACCTGGCGGGCCTTCCTCCTGCTAGCGTTGATGCTGCCCGCCGTCGCCTGCACCCTGATCTACTACTGGTCCCGGGACCGGTGGGCCCGCCACCCCCTGGCCCGCACCCTGGCTCTCTATGCCCTCCCACGGTTGGGCTGGCGGGCTGTGGCTTCCTCCGTGAACACGGAGTTCCGGCGGATTGACAAGTTTGCCACCGGGGTGCCGGGTGCCCGTGTGATCGTGACGGACACGTGGGTGATGAAGGTGACCACGTACCGCGTGCACGTGGCCCAGCAGCAGGACGTGCACCTGACCCTGATGGAGTCTCAGCAGCACGACCTCTCCCCAGACTCGCACCTGCCCGTGCAGCTGCTCACCATCCGCGTGGCCAGCGCCAACCCTGCCGTGCAGGCCTTCGACATCCG GCTGAACTCCACGGAGTACGGCGAGCTGTGTGAGAAGCTCCGGGCGCCCATCCGCAGCGTGGCCAACGTGGTCATCCACCAGAGCCTGGGCGACCTCTTCCTGGAGACCTTCGCCTCCCTGGTGGAGGTCAACCCGGCCTACTCGGTCCCCAGCAGCCAG GACCTGGAGGCCTGCATCGGCTGCATGCAGACTCGGGCCAGCGTGAAGCTGGTGAAGAACTGCCAGGCGGCGGCCGCGGGCGAGTGCCAGCAGTGCCGCTGCCGCCCCATGTGGTGCCTCACCTGCATGGGCAAGTGGTTCGCCAGCCGCCAGGACCCGCAGCGCCCCGACACCTGGCTGGCCAGCCGTGTGCCCTGCCCCACCTGCCGAGCGCGCTTCTGTATCCTGGACGTGTGCGCCGTGCGCTGA